One Bremerella cremea genomic window carries:
- a CDS encoding lysophospholipid acyltransferase family protein, whose product MKFNLTGPFLAGLAKVVAGSSVRWVDCHPDTCQRIYFANHTSHIDAVIIWASLPKPVRDLTKPVAAKDYWNKGWFRRYLARSLNAMLIDRENIKVHRSPVDSMLKEIGDKYSAIIFPEGSRNDGTTLRDFKSGLFYLAKKRPDLELVPVYVDNMTRILPKGEYLPVPLLSRVIFGPPIWLENGEPKTEFLARARESVIRLREM is encoded by the coding sequence GTGAAGTTTAATCTCACGGGTCCGTTCTTGGCCGGCTTGGCGAAAGTTGTCGCCGGGAGCAGCGTGCGTTGGGTGGATTGTCACCCCGACACGTGCCAGCGGATTTACTTTGCCAACCACACCAGCCACATCGATGCCGTGATCATTTGGGCATCGCTGCCCAAGCCGGTGCGCGACCTGACCAAACCGGTGGCTGCCAAAGATTATTGGAACAAAGGCTGGTTTCGCCGTTATCTGGCCCGTTCGCTCAATGCGATGCTGATCGACCGCGAGAACATCAAAGTTCATCGCAGTCCGGTCGATTCGATGCTGAAGGAAATTGGGGATAAATATTCCGCGATTATCTTCCCAGAAGGAAGCCGAAACGACGGAACGACCCTCCGCGACTTCAAAAGTGGGTTATTTTACCTCGCAAAGAAGCGACCCGACCTGGAATTGGTGCCCGTCTATGTCGACAATATGACTCGCATTTTGCCGAAGGGGGAGTATCTACCGGTTCCACTTTTGAGCCGCGTGATCTTCGGGCCTCCGATTTGGCTTGAAAATGGCGAGCCGAAGACAGAATTCCTCGCGCGTGCCCGGGAATCCGTTATACGCCTGCGGGAAATGTGA
- a CDS encoding lipopolysaccharide biosynthesis protein produces the protein AVVVVLGVVLLAKDWRKLPRCSYIPMQSEFWRKLLPFAAWLWAINLLSNLFEVVDRYMIVHFSGLTSEQSITLVGDYHSSRVVPWLMVAVANLFGGILLPHLSADWERGDKQLVSRQINLLMKAAVLVMTTGAIVIGIFAPFLFEYVFAGKYNGGLNVLPWTLTYCVWYSLTGCAMLYFCCAEKTHVGAIVYGIGLLANVLLNALLLPPFGLPGAVIATALANAIAVSLAMWLSARHGMEVQRSTLVLVAVPFLLGFGWPVALVVLGILLWQAITSERVFDASEKETLKAGLSELTKRFRPAST, from the coding sequence GTGCCGTCGTGGTTGTGCTGGGCGTGGTTCTGCTGGCAAAAGATTGGCGAAAACTGCCGCGATGTAGCTACATTCCGATGCAAAGCGAGTTCTGGCGAAAGCTGTTGCCGTTTGCCGCTTGGCTGTGGGCGATCAATCTGCTTTCCAATCTCTTTGAGGTGGTCGACCGCTATATGATTGTCCACTTTAGTGGTTTGACCTCGGAACAAAGTATTACCTTGGTGGGCGACTATCATAGTAGCCGCGTGGTGCCTTGGCTGATGGTTGCTGTTGCCAACCTGTTTGGTGGGATTCTGTTGCCACACTTGTCGGCCGATTGGGAACGAGGCGACAAGCAGCTTGTTTCGCGGCAAATTAATCTTCTGATGAAAGCTGCCGTCTTGGTGATGACGACCGGGGCGATCGTGATTGGAATCTTCGCGCCGTTCCTGTTCGAATATGTTTTTGCGGGCAAGTACAACGGTGGTTTGAATGTGCTTCCGTGGACCTTGACTTACTGCGTTTGGTACAGCTTGACCGGCTGTGCGATGCTTTACTTCTGTTGCGCCGAAAAGACGCATGTCGGTGCGATTGTGTATGGCATCGGGCTGCTTGCGAATGTGCTGCTCAACGCGTTACTGCTTCCTCCTTTCGGATTACCTGGGGCCGTGATTGCAACGGCTCTGGCCAACGCGATTGCGGTTTCGTTGGCTATGTGGCTCAGTGCCCGACATGGAATGGAAGTTCAGCGGTCCACCTTGGTCTTGGTGGCCGTGCCATTTCTACTAGGATTCGGCTGGCCGGTGGCGTTGGTCGTCCTGGGAATCCTGCTTTGGCAAGCGATCACGTCCGAGCGTGTTTTCGATGCCAGTGAAAAAGAAACGCTAAAAGCGGGTCTGAGTGAACTAACCAAACGTTTCCGGCCTGCTTCGACTTAA
- a CDS encoding glycosyltransferase family 4 protein, which produces MLRQRMNLPLESRGPLRTMFMMTSMPVGGAETLLVNLIRRLDRDRFAPELCCLKELGPLGEEMKDESPTFHHLLSGKYDLRVVPRLIELFRLREIDAVVTVGAGDKMFWGRLCAWLAGVPVIASAIHSTGWPDSINWLNRQLTPVTDRFIGVAAPHGKHLIEVEGFPPEKVTVIPNGIDTDRFVPNKAARTRIRHELGIAGQVAVCGIVAALRPEKDHALFLNAAARVRQQCPSSHFLIVGDGPERTAIERLRSELGLEDCVTLTGSRSDIPDLLAAMDCFALTSKNEASPVSILEAMSTGLPVVAPRVGSIPDAIDDKVNGILVEASNLDQTAEAMIELMQDSSRRSEMGKAAREKAKQYGSLETMVAGYQDLIAGIYRQKIQAASNVARQPVTQRVFVPQTSKIKTP; this is translated from the coding sequence ATGTTGCGACAACGAATGAATCTACCGCTCGAGTCTCGTGGGCCGCTGCGGACCATGTTTATGATGACCAGCATGCCGGTGGGTGGTGCCGAGACATTGTTGGTGAACTTGATTCGCCGTCTCGATCGCGATCGTTTCGCCCCAGAGTTGTGTTGCCTGAAAGAGTTGGGACCGCTGGGCGAAGAGATGAAGGACGAGAGCCCAACGTTCCATCATCTGCTTAGTGGAAAGTACGATTTACGGGTCGTGCCTCGCCTGATCGAGTTGTTTCGTCTGCGCGAGATCGATGCGGTCGTTACCGTTGGGGCAGGTGACAAGATGTTCTGGGGGCGACTTTGTGCCTGGTTGGCTGGTGTGCCAGTGATTGCTTCGGCGATTCATTCGACCGGCTGGCCCGATTCCATCAATTGGCTCAACCGCCAGTTAACTCCGGTAACCGATCGCTTCATTGGCGTAGCCGCGCCGCATGGAAAGCATCTGATTGAAGTCGAAGGCTTTCCGCCAGAGAAGGTGACGGTGATTCCGAACGGCATCGACACCGATCGATTTGTACCAAACAAAGCAGCCAGAACGAGAATTCGTCACGAACTAGGTATTGCCGGTCAGGTTGCCGTGTGTGGGATTGTGGCCGCTTTGCGACCTGAGAAGGACCATGCGTTGTTCCTTAACGCGGCAGCGCGGGTTCGTCAGCAGTGCCCCAGTTCGCACTTCCTGATTGTCGGAGATGGGCCCGAGCGTACCGCGATTGAACGCCTGAGAAGCGAACTCGGGCTGGAAGACTGCGTGACGCTAACCGGCAGCCGAAGCGATATTCCTGATTTGCTGGCGGCGATGGACTGCTTTGCGCTAACCTCGAAAAATGAGGCCAGCCCGGTTTCGATTCTTGAGGCGATGTCGACCGGCCTACCGGTTGTCGCACCCCGTGTGGGGAGTATCCCAGATGCCATCGACGACAAGGTGAACGGGATTTTGGTCGAAGCCAGCAACTTAGACCAAACGGCGGAAGCAATGATTGAACTAATGCAAGATTCCTCGCGCCGAAGCGAGATGGGGAAAGCCGCCCGGGAGAAGGCCAAGCAGTACGGTTCGTTGGAAACGATGGTTGCTGGCTACCAGGATTTGATTGCGGGAATCTATCGTCAAAAGATCCAGGCCGCTTCAAATGTGGCCCGTCAGCCGGTCACACAACGCGTTTTCGTCCCGCAGACGTCCAAGATAAAGACTCCCTAA
- a CDS encoding phosphatidate cytidylyltransferase: MDFLQISFSVLAQTPLPVKQSAFLLDGATGILLGVVISCLLIATGAGQILRRQPDSSVNPAIVQAFIRRVRAWWLMTAILAVTFMIPSPLATVFLFFLISFWALREFITLTPTRLGDHRTLFWVFFALTPAQYVLVAMGQSQYELFSILIPVYGFLFVAARIAVAGDYKRFLERIAKIQAGLYICVYSLSYAPALLYLKGWTDPQYEQTSTAGLLFYFLLIAQLSDLLQYVCSRLLGRNVIAPNINASRTWEGFLAGTGVTAVVGAMLSLTGATPFNPWQSAVMSIIIAIMGAAGSLAMSAIKRDRGVQDYGTLVEGHAGVLDRIDALCFAAPVFFHLTRYYFTTAGG; the protein is encoded by the coding sequence ATGGATTTTCTGCAGATCTCATTCAGCGTACTTGCTCAAACACCACTGCCGGTTAAGCAGTCGGCGTTCTTGCTGGATGGCGCCACCGGCATTTTGCTGGGGGTGGTGATTAGTTGCTTGCTGATTGCCACCGGGGCAGGCCAGATTTTGCGTCGTCAGCCCGATTCGAGCGTAAACCCGGCCATTGTGCAGGCTTTTATTCGCCGCGTACGCGCTTGGTGGCTGATGACCGCCATTCTGGCCGTCACGTTCATGATTCCATCTCCCTTGGCGACGGTGTTTCTCTTCTTTTTGATCTCGTTTTGGGCCTTGCGCGAGTTCATCACGCTCACCCCAACCCGGTTGGGAGATCACCGTACGTTGTTTTGGGTCTTTTTCGCCCTCACGCCGGCGCAGTATGTGTTGGTGGCGATGGGGCAGTCTCAATACGAACTTTTCAGCATTTTGATCCCGGTATATGGGTTTCTCTTTGTAGCGGCTCGAATTGCTGTGGCGGGGGACTACAAGCGATTCCTGGAACGCATCGCCAAGATCCAAGCAGGGCTCTACATCTGTGTTTACTCGCTGAGCTATGCCCCTGCTTTGCTTTATCTAAAAGGGTGGACCGATCCGCAGTACGAGCAAACTAGTACCGCGGGGCTTTTGTTTTACTTTCTGCTGATCGCTCAATTAAGCGATCTGTTGCAATATGTCTGTAGCCGGTTGCTGGGCCGCAACGTAATCGCCCCAAATATCAACGCCAGTCGGACCTGGGAAGGTTTTCTGGCCGGAACAGGCGTCACAGCGGTGGTCGGAGCCATGCTGAGCCTGACCGGAGCGACCCCGTTTAATCCTTGGCAATCAGCGGTGATGTCGATCATCATTGCCATTATGGGGGCAGCCGGCAGCCTGGCGATGAGCGCCATCAAGCGAGACCGTGGCGTGCAGGACTACGGTACCTTGGTCGAGGGGCACGCTGGCGTCTTGGACCGCATCGACGCATTATGCTTCGCCGCCCCGGTTTTCTTCCACCTGACGCGATACTACTTCACCACCGCTGGCGGCTAG